Proteins found in one Bacillus subtilis subsp. subtilis str. 168 genomic segment:
- the ylbN gene encoding hypothetical protein (Evidence 4: Unknown function but conserved in other organisms; PubMedId: 11700356, 22720735) — translation MKWTIYQLHQMPKQSFEFDETVELNELTKLNSDIRRISPVRVKGRADIKSKQVSFDFTISGEMLLPCSRTLVDVPYPFEISTKELFIFHHTDDIEDDDVHIVEDDTIDITPIVKEEILLEIPMQIFCESEQEKGAAPQEGKDWQVISEEDKKNQVDPRLAALEKLLKQDDES, via the coding sequence ATGAAATGGACGATTTATCAGCTGCATCAAATGCCAAAACAAAGTTTTGAGTTTGATGAAACAGTTGAGTTAAATGAGCTGACAAAGCTGAATTCTGACATTCGCCGCATTTCTCCCGTTCGGGTGAAGGGCAGAGCGGATATCAAATCCAAACAGGTTTCGTTTGATTTTACAATTTCAGGCGAAATGCTTTTGCCATGCTCAAGAACACTCGTTGATGTTCCGTATCCATTTGAAATTTCAACAAAAGAACTGTTTATATTTCATCACACGGATGATATAGAAGATGATGACGTTCACATTGTTGAGGACGATACTATCGACATAACTCCGATCGTGAAAGAAGAAATTCTTTTAGAAATCCCTATGCAAATCTTTTGTGAATCTGAACAAGAAAAAGGAGCTGCTCCTCAAGAAGGAAAGGATTGGCAAGTCATTTCGGAAGAAGACAAGAAGAATCAAGTTGATCCGAGACTTGCAGCCCTTGAAAAGCTCTTAAAACAAGATGATGAATCTTAA
- the spoVV gene encoding dipicolinic acid transporter (to the spore) (Evidence 1a: Function from experimental evidences in the studied strain; PubMedId: 12662922, 15849754, 16850406, 28945739; Product type t: transporter): protein MNLSKINTLLIASFFLFLTATVISHPQASFEASKTGLSMWWEVVFPSLLPFFILSELLIGFGIVRFVGVLLEPFMRPIFRVPGVGGFVLAMGMASGNPAGAKLTARLRQENQISRVEAERLASFTNSSNPLFIFGAVAVGFFQNASLGILLASAHYLGNLAVGLTMRSYGRKEEQHLRRKKTIPFPSVKDALHALHTARLAEKRPLGKILGDAVTSSVQTLLMVGGFIILFSVFNRLLSVVQLTDVLSVFTKGALTLFQLPTQLDIPLLSGMFEITLGSKLVSETDVSLLQKAIIVSFILGFSGFSVQAQVAGILSETDIRFKPFFIARLLQGVYAAVFVMLLWKPLYTAWHDPYQYVFKSLNSSDMSTAFINGWNLLVQIGPAVTLCALFTYIIIFSYRLTNGTKKG from the coding sequence ATGAACTTGTCGAAGATTAATACACTTTTGATTGCCTCGTTTTTTCTTTTTTTAACAGCGACTGTCATCTCACATCCACAGGCCTCATTCGAAGCCTCTAAAACCGGGCTGTCTATGTGGTGGGAGGTTGTGTTTCCGTCATTGCTGCCATTTTTTATTCTGTCCGAACTCTTAATCGGCTTTGGCATTGTGCGGTTTGTCGGTGTTTTGCTTGAGCCTTTTATGCGGCCGATCTTTCGCGTGCCGGGTGTCGGCGGCTTCGTTCTTGCTATGGGAATGGCATCAGGAAACCCAGCGGGCGCAAAACTCACTGCCCGTCTGCGGCAGGAAAATCAGATTTCAAGAGTAGAGGCAGAACGGCTCGCGTCGTTTACCAATTCTTCAAACCCGCTCTTTATTTTCGGCGCTGTTGCCGTCGGTTTCTTTCAAAACGCATCACTAGGCATTTTATTAGCTTCTGCACACTATTTGGGGAATCTTGCCGTCGGTTTAACAATGCGCTCCTATGGCCGCAAGGAAGAGCAGCATCTCAGAAGAAAGAAAACGATACCTTTCCCTTCAGTCAAAGATGCTTTACACGCTCTTCATACCGCCAGACTTGCAGAAAAACGGCCCTTAGGTAAAATTTTAGGCGACGCCGTGACGTCTTCTGTTCAAACGCTTCTTATGGTAGGCGGCTTTATTATTTTATTTTCTGTCTTCAATCGGCTGTTGTCAGTGGTCCAGCTGACTGATGTTTTGTCTGTTTTCACAAAAGGAGCACTGACTTTGTTTCAGCTTCCGACTCAATTGGACATTCCGCTTTTATCAGGGATGTTTGAAATTACATTAGGCAGCAAGCTTGTCAGCGAGACAGATGTTTCTCTTCTGCAAAAAGCCATTATCGTCAGCTTTATTCTTGGGTTTAGCGGCTTTTCCGTACAAGCTCAGGTGGCAGGTATTTTATCGGAAACCGACATTAGATTTAAACCATTCTTTATCGCACGTTTGCTGCAGGGCGTTTATGCCGCTGTCTTCGTCATGCTTTTATGGAAACCTCTTTACACAGCATGGCATGATCCGTATCAGTATGTATTTAAATCTCTTAACAGCAGTGACATGTCAACTGCCTTTATAAACGGCTGGAATCTGCTTGTGCAGATCGGACCTGCTGTCACACTATGCGCGCTGTTTACGTACATTATCATTTTTTCTTACAGACTGACAAACGGAACAAAAAAAGGATGA
- the ylbM gene encoding putative component of the degradosome (Evidence 3: Putative function from multiple computational evidences; PubMedId: 16014871, 19215769; Product type f: factor), with protein MKAVGLVVEYNPFHNGHLYHAQTAKLQTGCDTAVAVMSGHFLQRGEPAVVSKWARTKMALQSGVDLVIELPYLYAVQKADIFARGSVSILNELECEALFFGSENGDIKPFLETAQLIDEHKHILNDRIKEELKKGASYPAAAAIAFSSILHTESALDLSKPNNILGYQYVTSILTGGYPMKPYTTARISSDYHDADLPEGENHIASATSIRKAMIGQNLEACLRFLPAASARELAAYRKSFGLWHTPESYFSYLKYSLSTVTARELQQVYEVEEGLEHRIIRSIRKSSSYQEFMELLKTKRYTWTRLQRMNTHILTRTKKQDMQKLLDNDKAPYIRLLGMTKKGQAYLSEKKKALSVPLVSKLSSFSHPALDLDVKASRIYSLPIEEPLRTEFDLQEYGHAPIRYDEDEQHFLNV; from the coding sequence ATGAAAGCTGTCGGATTGGTGGTTGAATATAATCCCTTTCATAACGGTCACCTTTATCATGCCCAAACAGCAAAGCTGCAAACCGGATGTGACACGGCTGTCGCGGTCATGAGCGGACATTTTTTACAGCGCGGGGAACCCGCTGTTGTATCAAAATGGGCCCGAACAAAAATGGCGCTGCAAAGCGGAGTTGATCTTGTCATTGAGCTGCCTTATCTTTATGCCGTGCAAAAAGCAGACATTTTTGCACGCGGCAGTGTTTCCATCCTGAACGAACTTGAATGTGAGGCGCTGTTTTTCGGGAGTGAAAATGGGGATATCAAGCCTTTTTTAGAAACAGCACAGCTTATTGATGAGCATAAACATATATTGAATGACCGAATTAAAGAAGAACTTAAAAAGGGGGCCAGTTACCCAGCAGCGGCGGCTATCGCCTTCAGCTCCATTTTGCATACTGAAAGTGCACTTGACTTGTCAAAACCAAATAACATTTTGGGATACCAGTATGTGACCTCGATTCTAACCGGGGGATATCCTATGAAACCTTATACTACGGCACGAATCTCTTCGGACTATCATGATGCCGATCTCCCTGAAGGCGAAAACCATATAGCAAGTGCCACAAGCATTAGAAAAGCGATGATTGGCCAGAATCTCGAAGCCTGCCTTCGTTTTCTCCCTGCTGCATCTGCACGTGAATTAGCAGCTTACCGCAAATCTTTCGGATTGTGGCATACACCTGAAAGCTACTTTTCTTACTTAAAATACAGCCTTTCAACTGTAACGGCACGGGAATTACAGCAAGTATACGAGGTGGAGGAAGGTTTAGAGCACAGAATTATTCGTTCGATCAGAAAATCCAGCTCCTATCAGGAATTTATGGAACTGCTGAAAACAAAACGCTATACGTGGACAAGGCTCCAGCGGATGAATACACACATTTTAACCAGAACAAAAAAACAGGATATGCAAAAGCTGCTTGACAACGATAAGGCGCCGTATATCAGGCTTCTCGGCATGACGAAAAAAGGACAGGCTTATTTATCCGAAAAGAAAAAAGCACTGTCTGTTCCGCTTGTCAGCAAACTGTCCTCTTTCTCCCATCCAGCTCTCGATCTGGACGTAAAAGCAAGCAGGATTTACAGCCTGCCGATAGAAGAGCCGCTGAGAACTGAGTTTGACCTACAGGAATACGGACATGCACCGATTCGATATGACGAAGATGAACAACACTTTTTAAATGTATAG
- the panE gene encoding 2-dehydropantoate 2-reductase (Evidence 1a: Function from experimental evidences in the studied strain; PubMedId: 1844812, 10736170, 23894131; Product type e: enzyme) yields MKIGIIGGGSVGLLCAYYLSLYHDVTVVTRRQEQAAAIQSEGIRLYKGGEEFRADCSADTSINSDFDLLVVTVKQHQLQSVFSSLERIGKTNILFLQNGMGHIHDLKDWHVGHSIYVGIVEHGAVRKSDTAVDHTGLGAIKWSAFDDAEPDRLNILFQHNHSDFPIYYETDWYRLLTGKLIVNACINPLTALLQVKNGELLTTPAYLAFMKLVFQEACRILKLENEEKAWERVQAVCGQTKENRSSMLVDVIGGRQTEADAIIGYLLKEASLQGLDAVHLEFLYGSIKALERNTNKVF; encoded by the coding sequence ATGAAAATTGGAATTATCGGCGGAGGCTCCGTTGGTCTTTTATGCGCCTATTATTTGTCACTTTATCACGACGTGACTGTTGTGACGAGGCGGCAAGAACAGGCTGCGGCCATTCAGTCTGAAGGAATCCGGCTTTATAAAGGCGGGGAGGAATTCAGGGCTGATTGCAGTGCGGACACGAGTATCAATTCGGACTTTGACCTGCTTGTCGTGACAGTGAAGCAGCATCAGCTTCAATCTGTTTTTTCGTCGCTTGAACGAATCGGGAAGACGAATATATTATTTTTGCAAAACGGCATGGGGCATATCCACGACCTAAAAGACTGGCACGTTGGCCATTCCATTTATGTTGGAATCGTTGAGCACGGAGCTGTAAGAAAATCGGATACAGCTGTTGATCATACAGGCCTAGGTGCGATAAAATGGAGCGCGTTCGACGATGCTGAACCAGACCGGCTGAACATCTTGTTTCAGCATAACCATTCGGATTTTCCGATTTATTATGAGACGGATTGGTACCGTCTGCTGACGGGCAAGCTGATTGTAAATGCGTGTATTAATCCTTTAACTGCGTTATTGCAAGTGAAAAATGGAGAACTGCTGACAACGCCAGCTTATCTGGCTTTTATGAAGCTGGTATTTCAGGAGGCATGCCGCATTTTAAAACTTGAAAATGAAGAAAAGGCTTGGGAGCGGGTTCAGGCCGTTTGTGGGCAAACGAAAGAGAATCGTTCATCAATGCTGGTTGACGTCATTGGAGGCCGGCAGACGGAAGCTGACGCCATTATCGGATACTTATTGAAGGAAGCAAGTCTTCAAGGTCTTGATGCCGTCCACCTAGAGTTTTTATATGGCAGCATCAAAGCATTGGAGCGAAATACAAACAAAGTCTTTTGA
- the gerR gene encoding DNA-binding regulator (Evidence 1a: Function from experimental evidences in the studied strain; PubMedId: 15621419, 20435725; Product type r: regulator), which translates to MTITRQDAWTQDEDLLLAEVVLRHIREGGTQLSAFEEVGRALTRTAAACGFRWNSYVRKQYQSGIELAKKQRKELRKQIGVHSVNMPNSMKQTASASSEGKRDLSIQDVIQFLEQFKETPSAQEFQLEREKLKEQIQSLQKELEDLRSENQTLRNQLEMTEEDYKALIDIMDRARKMVVSKEDGRMKKAAQET; encoded by the coding sequence TTGACCATTACAAGACAAGATGCTTGGACTCAGGATGAGGATTTGCTGCTGGCAGAAGTGGTGCTTCGTCATATTCGAGAGGGAGGAACACAGCTTTCAGCCTTTGAGGAGGTTGGAAGGGCGCTGACCAGAACCGCGGCAGCCTGTGGTTTCAGGTGGAACTCGTATGTGAGAAAACAATACCAGTCAGGTATAGAGCTTGCAAAAAAGCAAAGGAAAGAACTGAGAAAGCAAATCGGCGTTCATTCGGTCAATATGCCGAATTCCATGAAGCAGACTGCCTCGGCATCGTCAGAAGGAAAACGAGATTTGTCCATTCAGGATGTCATTCAATTTCTCGAACAATTCAAAGAAACACCGTCTGCACAAGAATTTCAGCTTGAAAGGGAAAAATTGAAGGAGCAAATCCAATCGCTGCAAAAAGAGCTTGAGGATTTGCGGAGTGAAAATCAGACATTGCGGAATCAGCTAGAGATGACAGAAGAGGATTACAAGGCACTGATCGATATCATGGATCGGGCCAGAAAAATGGTTGTTTCGAAGGAAGACGGAAGAATGAAAAAAGCGGCTCAAGAAACGTAA
- the ylbP gene encoding putative acetyltransferase (Evidence 3: Putative function from multiple computational evidences; Product type e: enzyme): protein MTKVERLLINYKTLEEFKKFKEYGIQELSMLEELQDNIIENDSTSPFYGIYFGDKLVARMSLYQVNGKSNPYFDNRQDYLELWKLEVLPGYQNRGYGRALVEFAKSFKMPIRTNPRMKSAEFWNKMNFKTVKYDMARDKGENPLIWHPDMDREMTPGESA, encoded by the coding sequence TTGACAAAGGTAGAACGTCTGCTTATCAACTATAAAACGCTGGAAGAATTCAAGAAATTCAAAGAATACGGCATTCAGGAGCTTTCAATGCTTGAAGAACTTCAGGATAATATTATTGAAAATGACAGCACCTCGCCTTTTTACGGGATTTATTTTGGCGATAAACTTGTAGCACGAATGAGTCTGTATCAAGTTAACGGCAAATCGAATCCCTATTTTGACAACCGCCAGGATTATTTGGAGCTGTGGAAGCTTGAGGTTCTTCCGGGCTACCAGAACAGGGGATACGGGAGAGCCTTGGTTGAATTTGCAAAATCATTCAAAATGCCGATCCGGACAAATCCGAGAATGAAATCAGCGGAATTTTGGAACAAAATGAACTTTAAAACTGTTAAGTATGATATGGCGCGGGACAAAGGGGAAAACCCGCTCATCTGGCATCCTGATATGGATCGCGAAATGACACCGGGAGAGTCTGCATAG
- the rpmF gene encoding ribosomal protein L32 (Evidence 2a: Function from experimental evidences in other organisms; PubMedId: 12682299; Product type f : factor), translating into MAVPFRRTSKMKKRLRRTHFKLNVPGMTECPSCGEMKLSHRVCKACGSYNGKDINVKSN; encoded by the coding sequence ATGGCTGTACCTTTTAGAAGAACTTCTAAAATGAAGAAAAGATTGCGCCGTACACATTTCAAACTTAATGTACCTGGTATGACAGAATGTCCGTCATGCGGAGAGATGAAGTTGTCTCACCGTGTATGCAAAGCATGCGGATCATACAACGGCAAAGACATAAATGTAAAAAGTAACTAA
- the ylbL gene encoding putative degradative enzyme (Evidence 3: Putative function from multiple computational evidences; Product type e: enzyme), producing the protein MLRKKHFSWMLVILILIAVLSFIKLPYYITKPGEATELASLIKVEGGYPEKGSLSLMTVKVGPANPFTYVWAKMHPYYEIVPDESIKEEGESDKEYMKRQLQMMKSSQENAVIAAYQKAGKKVSYSFNGIYASSVVENMPAKGKIEVGDKIISADGKNYQSAEKLIDYISSKKAGDKVTLKIEREEKEKRVTLTLKQFPDEPDRAGIGVSLYTDRNVKVEPDIDFEIENIGGPSAGLMMSLEIYNQLTKPDETKGYDIAGTGTIDVDGKVGPIGGIDQKVVAADKAGKDIFFAPNQNGASNSDYKNAVKTAKDIDSNMKIVPVDTMQDAIDYLNKLKAKST; encoded by the coding sequence TTGCTACGTAAAAAACATTTTAGCTGGATGCTCGTCATCCTCATACTGATCGCCGTTTTATCATTTATAAAACTTCCATACTATATTACAAAACCGGGAGAAGCGACAGAGCTTGCTTCATTGATAAAAGTGGAGGGAGGCTACCCGGAAAAAGGAAGTCTGTCCTTAATGACTGTTAAAGTGGGACCGGCTAATCCATTTACATATGTGTGGGCAAAGATGCACCCTTATTATGAAATTGTTCCTGATGAGAGCATTAAGGAGGAAGGCGAATCAGATAAGGAGTATATGAAAAGACAGCTCCAAATGATGAAAAGCTCGCAAGAAAATGCGGTTATAGCCGCCTATCAAAAGGCAGGAAAAAAAGTCAGCTATTCCTTTAACGGCATATACGCAAGCTCAGTTGTAGAAAACATGCCGGCAAAAGGGAAAATAGAAGTCGGTGATAAAATCATCAGCGCAGACGGCAAAAACTATCAGTCTGCTGAAAAGCTGATTGATTATATCAGCAGCAAAAAAGCGGGAGATAAAGTCACGTTAAAGATCGAAAGAGAAGAAAAAGAAAAGCGTGTCACCCTTACGTTAAAACAATTTCCTGATGAGCCGGATCGGGCAGGAATCGGAGTTTCGCTTTATACAGACAGAAACGTGAAGGTAGAGCCTGATATTGATTTTGAAATCGAAAATATTGGCGGCCCGTCAGCAGGGTTAATGATGTCCCTTGAAATCTATAATCAGCTGACAAAACCAGACGAAACAAAAGGCTACGATATTGCGGGAACAGGTACGATTGATGTTGACGGAAAAGTAGGCCCGATCGGCGGCATTGATCAAAAAGTCGTCGCCGCAGACAAAGCCGGAAAAGACATTTTCTTCGCGCCAAATCAAAACGGCGCCAGCAATTCCGATTATAAGAACGCAGTAAAAACAGCAAAAGATATTGATTCAAATATGAAGATTGTGCCTGTTGATACCATGCAGGATGCGATTGATTATTTGAATAAGCTGAAAGCGAAAAGCACCTGA
- the ylzH gene encoding conserved protein,of unknown function (Evidence 4: Unknown function but conserved in other organisms): MIIAFKIVFVNIFSLQHNAAIEVSLTAEYAMHTLKTKIRRKSFHLQMYHTFLNIARKAEKI; encoded by the coding sequence ATGATTATAGCTTTTAAGATTGTTTTTGTCAATATTTTTTCTTTACAGCATAATGCTGCCATTGAAGTATCGTTGACAGCGGAATATGCTATGCATACACTTAAAACAAAAATAAGGCGTAAGAGTTTTCATTTGCAAATGTACCATACGTTTTTAAACATAGCAAGAAAGGCGGAAAAAATATGA
- the ylbK gene encoding putative hydrolase (Evidence 3: Putative function from multiple computational evidences; PubMedId: 22720735; Product type e: enzyme): MAKPKIGLALGSGGARGLAHLGVLSSLHKHQIEVDMIAGSSMGALVGSFYAAGHDVATMKKVAKAFKRRLYADYTVPKLGFLKGDRVRQLVHAYTFGKPIEELQIPLGIVACDLQTGEKIVFRKGSVSDAVRASISIPGIFIPQRLDGRLLVDGAVVDRIPVSVVKDMGADIIIASDVSRVRKTETAVHIFDVIMQSMDILQNELVRHQTIAADIMIRPSLETYSSSSFANIEEMISAGEEATNRMISKIRKEIENWEGS, translated from the coding sequence TTGGCCAAACCTAAAATCGGGTTAGCGTTAGGATCGGGAGGGGCCAGAGGGCTTGCTCATCTCGGTGTGCTTTCCAGTTTACATAAGCACCAAATTGAAGTGGATATGATTGCAGGAAGCAGCATGGGCGCTTTGGTGGGCAGTTTTTACGCCGCCGGACATGACGTGGCAACGATGAAAAAAGTAGCCAAAGCCTTTAAACGAAGGCTTTATGCTGATTATACGGTGCCGAAACTCGGTTTTTTAAAAGGTGACCGCGTCAGACAGCTTGTGCATGCTTATACATTCGGAAAACCGATTGAAGAGCTCCAAATCCCGCTGGGCATTGTTGCGTGTGATCTACAGACGGGAGAAAAGATTGTGTTCCGAAAAGGATCAGTGTCAGATGCAGTGAGGGCCAGCATCAGCATCCCGGGTATCTTTATTCCGCAGCGGCTGGACGGACGCCTTCTTGTAGACGGCGCGGTCGTCGATCGAATTCCGGTTTCTGTTGTGAAAGACATGGGAGCTGATATTATCATCGCTTCGGATGTTTCCAGGGTTCGAAAAACTGAAACAGCAGTGCATATTTTTGATGTGATTATGCAAAGTATGGATATACTGCAAAATGAATTAGTGCGGCATCAAACAATTGCCGCAGATATCATGATTCGCCCTTCCCTTGAAACATACAGCTCAAGCTCGTTTGCCAATATTGAAGAAATGATATCGGCAGGCGAAGAGGCGACAAACCGAATGATCAGCAAGATAAGAAAAGAAATAGAGAATTGGGAGGGCTCATAA